The Candidatus Binataceae bacterium genome segment AGCCTCAATCAGATGGTCCGGCAAATCACCGGGGTCGAGATTCGGGAAACCATCCCGGACGCTTTTTTGCAGCGCGCCGACCAGATCGTAACCGTCGATGTGCCGGTGGATGAGCTGCGCCAACGCCTTCGCGAAGGCAAGATATATCCGCCGGAACGGGTCGAGAACGCGCTCAAGAACTTTTTCAAACCAAGCAACCTCGCCGCCCTGCGCGAGCTGGCATTGCGTGAGGTCGCGCGCGATCAGGGGCGTCAGCGCGAGGAACTCGAACTGCTCAAACGCGACGGGGGCCGCCGCACCGCCGTCACCGAGCGCCTCATGGTCTGCCTGTCATCGAATCCCGAGGGCAGCGAGGAGCTCTTGCGCAAGGCCGCGCGCACTGCGGCGCGCATGAATGCCGAGTGGTATGCGGTCCATGTCGAGACCCCGGCGGAGTCGGTGCAGAAAATCAGCACCGCCGACTTTCGCGCACTGCTCGACAATATCAGCCTGGCCGCCGATCTGGGCGCCGAGACCGTCTGGCTGAAATCCGCCGATGTCGTCAAGGCCACGATTGATTTCGCACATGAGCACAAAATCAGCCACA includes the following:
- a CDS encoding universal stress protein, encoding MNGDERKDPEAFLDLVAQSKKGRLKIYLGGAAGVGKTYRMLEEAHQLRERGHDVVLGFIETHGRAGTIAQIGDLEIVPLRKVPYRGVNLEEMDLDAIIARAPEFAIVDELAHTNVSGSRHAKRFQDAEALLAAGINVITAFNVQHIESLNQMVRQITGVEIRETIPDAFLQRADQIVTVDVPVDELRQRLREGKIYPPERVENALKNFFKPSNLAALRELALREVARDQGRQREELELLKRDGGRRTAVTERLMVCLSSNPEGSEELLRKAARTAARMNAEWYAVHVETPAESVQKISTADFRALLDNISLAADLGAETVWLKSADVVKATIDFAHEHKISHIIVGRTHPTLLNRLLRRSIADRIIAAAGDFDIELVGQETKRKRG